AAAACACTGAACCAGCCGTTGTCTCCACAAAATACTCACCCGCTAACGTTTTGAACGCCTGCCATACCGTGTCCATGAACACTTCTCTGCTCCAAATCAACACCGTCCCTCCATCTTTCTTCCTCCCGACCAGAATCCATTTTGCCAACGCACACGCAACCGCCACTCCCACCCCAGAAACTATCCAGAACGGAGGAAACAACCAATGCAGAGGATATCTCAAGCTATTGTGCGCGAAAAGCAGCCAATTTAGAGGGGTCGAGATCACGTACGCCAAGAGGAAATAAGGTAAGAACGTCTGCAACATTGGTTGCCCAAACATCGACCATGTTGTTTCGTTCCAAGCTCTCGCAAGCATCACTTGGGTCGACACAGAGGAGTCGTGTTTCTGGTTCATGACGGGACAGCCAGAGAGGTCTACTTTGACATCCGACTTCTCGATGAAGGCTCTCCACGCTTCCGGCAGCGGCTCATTGTTTCTCAACCTCTGGCATATCTCATAGATCAATGAGCGGCCATGATCGATGGAAGCACTCTGAGAGGCTGACGTTGCTCTGATCACATCGATTTCATGGCATTTGAGGTAAGGATTGAATTCAAGCTCCTCGGATTGTTTAGGCGTGAGATTCTCATTGATGGTCACCTCTCCCACGTCTATCAACGGGAACTGCATCTCGTCCCATGGCTTCGTGCAATCGAGGACCTCGTCTTGCGCTGTTGCGTCCTCGGGCACTGGTCGGAGTTGCAGTTGGAAAACATAACGAACGCCACCAGGCGAACTTACACGTCTCCGGAAATCATCTGCCAAAAAAAGAAAGGGACGCTTGTCGTTGCTGTCCCTCGGAATCGCTCCTGTTTCAGGAGGTAGGATTCCTAACGGCTCAATCTTCCCGGAATCATCCATGATTGTCTGATCAAACGGCCGCAACTTGAGTTTGACATACATCTCATGTCCATCGTTAAACCTGAAGAGCCTGCAGATGTTGGAGTAGTAATGCAGCTCAGTGAACGTCTTTGCATTGCGTAGAGAGGCCCACACGGCGTCTCTGATGTGCGGGGCGCGCTTCACGTGCTCTTCTCTAGCAGGCAAACCACACACAAGCCAAGTAGCAAAGTCGGAAATGGTGCGTGCGTAAAACGCATTGCCTGTTTTAAGTGTTAAATCCAGGAGTGTTGTTTGACCAGTAGATTCATCGGAGAGGATTCTAACAGCCGCTCCACGCGCATCTAGCCTTGCATCGTCGTCAGCGCTCAAGCTGTTGCTGTGACGGACTATGATAGGATATGTCTTTCCGCATTGGAAGATTTTGTGGCTTGGGAGTCCTTCAATCTTGTCGTATATTTTGAGGACTCCTTTCCCACTAACTCCAATTCGATGGAAGTATCTTGTTCTGACC
This genomic interval from Salvia splendens isolate huo1 chromosome 13, SspV2, whole genome shotgun sequence contains the following:
- the LOC121762680 gene encoding linolenate 9R-lipoxygenase-like; the protein is MNSVLQRGGVYIGSQSPIMIKNSMHELDERIEEMDAKYKKIVGNLSANLAATTLKVRTRYFHRIGVSGKGVLKIYDKIEGLPSHKIFQCGKTYPIIVRHSNSLSADDDARLDARGAAVRILSDESTGQTTLLDLTLKTGNAFYARTISDFATWLVCGLPAREEHVKRAPHIRDAVWASLRNAKTFTELHYYSNICRLFRFNDGHEMYVKLKLRPFDQTIMDDSGKIEPLGILPPETGAIPRDSNDKRPFLFLADDFRRRVSSPGGVRYVFQLQLRPVPEDATAQDEVLDCTKPWDEMQFPLIDVGEVTINENLTPKQSEELEFNPYLKCHEIDVIRATSASQSASIDHGRSLIYEICQRLRNNEPLPEAWRAFIEKSDVKVDLSGCPVMNQKHDSSVSTQVMLARAWIVIGEGGFVGSRAVAMPGVVVEDGGSLGALSLAMKGELVRIKSQSQ